One Rhodospirillaceae bacterium DNA segment encodes these proteins:
- a CDS encoding MarR family transcriptional regulator has translation MYVHAVNDVRGEAKMPTTGAKRDPRFSEEDTTLKIIHAIEHNGATTQRTLAKDVEIALGLTNAYLKRCIKKGWVKVTEAPTQRYFYYLTPKGFSEKARLTASYLSNSFEMFRSARGQCDEILGHCYKKGLSRIALVGNSDLGEVAILSSLNNDAEIIGVLDEXSNQPSIAGVPIVTKLTDLPNFDVVIITDMQTPQATFEKLLLVLPSDRILAPDLLXINRERPNMGQGKAYG, from the coding sequence ATGTACGTTCACGCTGTGAACGATGTGAGGGGCGAAGCAAAAATGCCTACAACCGGGGCTAAGAGAGATCCGCGTTTTTCTGAAGAAGACACAACTTTAAAAATCATCCATGCTATTGAGCATAATGGAGCTACCACCCAGCGAACTCTGGCAAAAGATGTCGAAATTGCCCTGGGCCTCACTAATGCATACCTAAAACGTTGCATAAAAAAGGGATGGGTGAAGGTGACTGAGGCACCGACACAACGATACTTCTATTATCTCACGCCTAAGGGCTTCTCCGAGAAGGCCAGGCTCACTGCCTCATACTTATCGAATTCTTTCGAAATGTTCCGGTCAGCCCGCGGACAGTGTGACGAAATTTTAGGACACTGTTATAAGAAAGGACTTAGTCGCATTGCGCTCGTAGGCAACAGTGATCTAGGGGAGGTAGCCATTTTATCTTCACTGAACAATGACGCTGAGATCATTGGGGTTTTAGATGAGNCGTCGAACCAACCTTCGATAGCGGGAGTTCCCATCGTCACAAAGCTAACAGACCTCCCCAACTTCGATGTGGTCATTATAACTGATATGCAAACCCCCCAAGCTACTTTTGAAAAATTACTGCTAGTTCTCCCGAGTGATAGAATCCTCGCCCCAGATCTCCTCNGAATAAATAGGGAACGGCCAAATATGGGCCAGGGGAAGGCTTACGGATGA
- a CDS encoding glycosyltransferase family 1 protein, with protein MKILQVCAVDFTLYHFLLPLIGELRRRGHHVTAACSDGPFAEHVRDSGLKVEAVPFSRNISSLSGHVRAYRALVLLLRQERFDIIHVHTPIAAAIGRLAAWREKVPTVVYTAHGFYFHDRMWFPKRLIFIAIEWLLGRFTDVLFTQSQEDAATACQFNLCKTGRVRAIGNGVDPKVFYPNSNMENRKQRRIALGTKPEACVIMMVGRLVAEKGYRELFCAMEHLDAELWVVGERLPSDHARSIEAEIERVVDNDPIKDRIKFLGQRSDVPELLRASDIFVLPSHREGMPRSIIEAMMTGLPVVATDVRGSREEVSHGSTGFLVAVGAVEALRKALDTLIKDETLRRSLGQAGLRKASVLFDESGVIATQIKELSL; from the coding sequence ATGAAGATTTTACAAGTTTGCGCAGTAGATTTTACGTTATACCATTTTCTGTTGCCCCTCATTGGTGAGCTCCGTCGGCGAGGTCATCATGTAACGGCAGCTTGTTCTGATGGACCTTTCGCGGAGCATGTTCGGGATAGTGGCCTTAAGGTTGAGGCCGTTCCATTTTCGCGGAATATTTCTTCCCTGTCGGGTCACGTAAGAGCATATCGGGCCTTGGTTTTACTATTGAGACAAGAAAGGTTCGATATTATTCACGTTCATACTCCTATTGCGGCGGCAATTGGACGGTTGGCTGCTTGGAGGGAAAAGGTGCCGACGGTAGTCTATACGGCTCACGGCTTTTATTTTCATGACAGAATGTGGTTTCCAAAGCGTCTAATTTTTATAGCGATAGAGTGGTTGTTGGGACGTTTTACAGACGTGTTGTTCACCCAGTCTCAGGAAGATGCGGCGACAGCGTGCCAATTCAATTTGTGTAAAACTGGAAGAGTACGGGCCATTGGCAATGGAGTAGACCCAAAGGTATTTTATCCAAATTCTAATATGGAGAACCGGAAGCAGAGACGGATTGCTCTCGGCACAAAACCNGAGGCCTGCGTCATAATGATGGTAGGAAGGTTGGTAGCGGAGAAAGGCTACCGAGAATTGTTTTGCGCTATGGAACATTTGGATGCGGAGCTTTGGGTTGTAGGAGAGCGTTTGCCAAGCGATCATGCTCGAAGTATCGAGGCTGAAATTGAGCGAGTTGTGGATAATGACCCAATCAAAGATCGGATAAAATTTTTGGGGCAGCGAAGTGATGTGCCGGAGTTATTGCGTGCCTCAGACATTTTCGTGCTTCCCTCCCATCGGGAAGGAATGCCACGCTCAATTATAGAGGCAATGATGACAGGTCTTCCGGTAGTGGCCACCGACGTACGGGGTTCTCGTGAAGAAGTTTCTCATGGATCTACAGGATTTTTAGTAGCCGTCGGAGCCGTTGAAGCCCTCAGAAAAGCTTTAGACACTTTGATAAAGGATGAGACGTTGCGGCGTTCCCTGGGACAAGCGGGCCTGCGGAAAGCAAGTGTGTTATTTGACGAAAGCGGTGTAATAGCCACTCAGATCAAAGAACTTTCTTTGTGA
- the aepY gene encoding phosphonopyruvate decarboxylase produces MRAVDFLEKLTSNEIKFFTGVPDSLLSQLSQCLEENPGYYQHYPSANEGLAVGLAAGYHLATGEMPCVYMQNSGLGNAVNPLTSLADQEVYSIPILLVIGWRGEITENGQLKDEPQHRKQGKITPDLLDILSIPYVVVGPEEDGDAIARLIAKGKAGRRPVALLVRKGAISGATPKLQENESSLTREHAIELIVEHLRRDVPIVATTGKASRELYEIRQAKKQAPGRDFLTVGSMGHASQIAAGIALVKADHPVVCIDGDGSCFMHLGGLATTAAFKNLRHIVLNNGVHDSVGGQPTCGSHLSLAGIANACGYKSVFVVSSAXELPQTLGEMMKGQGSAFLEIVVQPGARPALGRPKESPVEAKKGFMEALSVMR; encoded by the coding sequence ATGCGCGCGGTTGATTTTCTAGAGAAACTCACGTCCAATGAAATAAAATTTTTCACCGGAGTTCCCGATTCATTGTTGTCCCAGCTATCACAGTGTCTTGAGGAAAATCCGGGCTACTACCAACATTACCCCTCAGCAAATGAAGGTTTGGCAGTTGGTTTAGCGGCAGGCTACCATTTAGCCACTGGTGAAATGCCGTGTGTTTATATGCAGAATTCCGGTTTAGGAAATGCAGTAAACCCGTTAACGTCGTTAGCAGATCAAGAGGTTTATAGCATTCCAATTCTTTTAGTCATCGGGTGGAGGGGGGAAATCACAGAGAATGGTCAGTTAAAAGATGAACCGCAGCATCGGAAGCAGGGAAAAATCACCCCCGACCTTTTGGACATTCTTTCAATACCATACGTGGTGGTCGGACCTGAGGAAGATGGAGATGCTATTGCCCGGCTAATAGCGAAAGGTAAAGCCGGTCGCCGGCCTGTTGCTTTGTTGGTTCGGAAAGGGGCTATTTCGGGGGCGACACCAAAACTTCAGGAGAATGAGAGCAGTTTGACGCGAGAACATGCTATAGAATTAATAGTTGAACACTTGCGAAGGGACGTTCCCATTGTGGCAACCACAGGAAAGGCCTCCAGAGAATTATACGAGATCAGGCAGGCGAAAAAACAGGCGCCTGGAAGGGATTTTTTAACTGTCGGGTCGATGGGCCATGCTTCTCAAATTGCAGCAGGGATAGCTTTGGTTAAGGCTGATCATCCTGTTGTATGTATAGATGGGGATGGTTCATGTTTTATGCACTTGGGAGGGTTGGCCACCACCGCCGCCTTCAAGAATTTGCGTCATATAGTTTTGAACAATGGGGTGCATGATTCTGTCGGAGGTCAACCAACTTGCGGGTCGCATTTGTCTTTGGCGGGGATAGCCAATGCTTGCGGTTATAAGTCTGTTTTTGTTGTTTCGAGTGCCGANGAACTCCCTCAAACTCTTGGTGAGATGATGAAAGGTCAAGGGTCTGCTTTTCTCGAAATAGTTGTACAGCCCGGTGCGCGACCAGCTCTAGGTCGGCCCAAAGAGAGCCCAGTAGAGGCAAAAAAGGGCTTTATGGAAGCGCTATCGGTAATGCGATGA
- a CDS encoding Zn-dependent hydrolase, which yields MPXIDPKRLLNSLSEMAKXGGTQKGGVCRLAATVEDKTARDLFASWAKTENCEISIDQIGNIFARRPGKNNHFAPVVLGSHLDSQPTGGKFDGAYGVLAALEVIRCLNDSGIETDRPVEAVSWTNEEGSRFPPAMMGSGVFSGSLNLEKALSTQDINGISIGEALDAINYAGEHLCGNRAIHTYLEAHIEQGPILERENTTIGVVLGIQGIRWXDIIIQGREAHAGPTPMPARNDALIAASDLILQIENIALQHAPDGRTTVGEVDTHPNSRNVIPGQVKLGIDMRHPDAGVLSAMKKELQAVFQKIRKERGVQGSXXEIWYSPPTIFDAETVDTVEAMAAFRQYTYRRITSGAGHDAKYMADICPTGMIFIPCDEGLSHNEAENAKDEHLVAGAQVLLDVALKRAGALNAGS from the coding sequence ATGCCGCANATTGATCCCAAACGCCTNTTAAATAGCCTTTCCGAAATGGCAAAAATNGGTGGAACNCAAAAAGGAGGCGTATGCCGCCTAGCAGCAACTGTTGAGGATAAAACTGCGCGCGACCTATTTGCCTCGTGGGCAAAGACCGAAAATTGCGAAATTTCAATAGACCAAATTGGCAATATTTTTGCTCGCCGGCCTGGCAAAAACAATCATTTCGCACCCGTTGTTCTGGGCAGCCATCTCGACAGCCAGCCAACCGGGGGCAAGTTTGATGGAGCCTATGGCGTCTTAGCAGCACTTGAAGTCATAAGATGTCTCAATGATAGCGGGATTGAGACAGATAGGCCTGTAGAAGCTGTCTCCTGGACAAACGAAGAAGGTTCCCGCTTCCCGCCGGCGATGATGGGATCGGGTGTATTCTCCGGATCTCTAAATTTAGAAAAAGCTCTTTCAACACAAGACATCAACGGCATTTCTATTGGCGAAGCCCTTGATGCAATAAACTATGCCGGCGAGCATCTCTGTGGAAACAGGGCCATCCACACCTACCTGGAAGCTCATATTGAACAGGGCCCCATTCTTGAACGAGAAAATACGACCATCGGCGTGGTACTTGGGATCCAGGGCATTCGGTGGTTNGACATTATCATTCAGGGGAGGGAGGCTCACGCCGGTCCAACCCCCATGCCAGCCAGGAATGATGCACTTATAGCCGCATCTGACTTAATCCTACAAATAGAGAATATTGCCCTTCAACACGCNCCCGATGGGCGAACTACTGTGGGAGAAGTGGACACCCACCCAAACTCCCGCAATGTCATCCCGGGCCAAGTTAAGTTGGGCATTGACATGCGGCACCCTGACGCGGGTGTATTGTCTGCAATGAAAAAGGAACTTCAGGCTGTCTTCCAAAAAATACGGAAGGAGCGGGGCGTGCAGGGAAGCATNNATGAAATTTGGTATTCGCCACCCACTATATTTGATGCTGAAACAGTGGATACCGTTGAGGCCATGGCCGCCTTCCGGCAATACACCTACCGAAGGATAACTAGTGGGGCAGGCCACGACGCAAAGTATATGGCGGATATTTGTCCAACAGGTATGATTTTTATCCCTTGTGATGAAGGCCTTAGCCATAATGAAGCAGAAAACGCAAAAGATGAGCACCTCGTAGCTGGGGCTCAAGTACTTCTGGATGTAGCCCTAAAAAGAGCCGGTGCGCTGAATGCCGGTAGTTGA
- the aepX gene encoding phosphoenolpyruvate mutase — protein sequence MVKKNNSVYIGMTADILHHGLIKIIAAGRELGPVTIGLLTDKAVSTYKPLPYLDFEQRKSILENIVGVDRVVEQNDWDFVPNLRKYKPGIVMHGDDWVTGSQKTFRNRVVDVIKEWDGRLIEVPYTRGVNTARYDKQMSGLGNTSEIRRTALKRYLDTAQIVRAIEVHSPLCGRLAETVEVEKEEGVARFEAMWVSSLTDSTIRGKPDTELVDTSSRINAVDALFEVTTKPLIFDGDTGGLPEHFVFNVRTLERLGASAIIIEDKTGPKRNSLLQGDGHHILEDRDLFAEKIQMGKAACVTNDFMIIGRLESLIVGAGMEDALDRAAAYTAAGADGIMIHSRSEDPSEVLNFCDRFRDMDSETTLVVVPTKYSVVTEPELKAHGVNIVIYANHMLRASVPAMREVCSSILRNSRAKEADELCLPVNELLDLIPNRVL from the coding sequence ATGGTGAAGAAAAATAATAGTGTGTACATTGGAATGACGGCGGATATCCTGCATCATGGGCTAATTAAGATTATAGCAGCAGGGCGTGAACTTGGGCCTGTAACTATTGGCTTGCTCACCGATAAAGCAGTATCTACTTATAAGCCACTTCCTTATTTGGATTTTGAGCAGCGAAAAAGCATCTTAGAAAACATAGTGGGAGTTGACAGGGTCGTTGAACAAAACGACTGGGATTTCGTTCCAAATTTGCGGAAATATAAACCTGGAATAGTGATGCATGGGGATGACTGGGTGACAGGCTCCCAGAAGACTTTTCGCAACCGGGTTGTGGACGTAATAAAAGAGTGGGATGGGCGTCTTATTGAGGTGCCATACACAAGAGGAGTGAATACTGCGCGCTACGATAAGCAAATGAGTGGTTTGGGCAATACTTCGGAGATAAGAAGAACAGCTCTAAAAAGGTATCTAGATACGGCGCAAATAGTGCGCGCTATTGAAGTTCATAGTCCCCTTTGTGGGAGATTAGCGGAGACTGTTGAAGTCGAGAAAGAAGAGGGTGTGGCGCGCTTTGAAGCTATGTGGGTATCTAGCCTCACAGACTCCACAATAAGAGGGAAACCAGATACTGAGCTTGTTGATACCAGCAGTAGAATAAATGCTGTGGATGCTTTGTTTGAAGTAACTACTAAACCGCTAATATTCGATGGTGATACAGGGGGGTTACCTGAGCATTTTGTTTTTAATGTGAGAACCCTGGAGCGGCTTGGGGCATCTGCGATTATAATAGAGGATAAAACTGGCCCTAAGCGGAACTCTTTGCTGCAGGGAGATGGACATCATATTCTTGAAGACAGGGATCTGTTTGCAGAGAAAATTCAGATGGGCAAAGCGGCTTGTGTTACCAATGATTTCATGATTATAGGTAGGCTTGAGAGCTTGATTGTTGGGGCTGGCATGGAGGATGCATTGGATCGTGCGGCGGCCTATACTGCTGCGGGAGCCGATGGAATTATGATCCATAGCCGTAGCGAGGATCCATCCGAGGTTTTAAATTTTTGTGATCGCTTCCGTGACATGGACTCAGAGACGACTTTAGTTGTTGTTCCTACTAAATACAGTGTAGTAACGGAGCCTGAATTGAAGGCCCATGGTGTCAATATAGTAATTTACGCTAATCATATGCTACGGGCGTCGGTTCCTGCGATGCGGGAGGTATGTAGCAGTATATTGCGTAATAGCCGAGCCAAAGAAGCTGATGAACTATGCCTTCCTGTTAACGAATTGCTTGACCTCATTCCTAATCGTGTCTTGTAA
- a CDS encoding nucleotidyl transferase: MNGLDIPNAVIIAAGLGSRLRPHTNSMPKCMLDFGGKTLLERQMEAYRSCGISDISVVRGYLKEKVSYPNITYFDNRDYEANNILNSLFYAETKIVGPTICGYSDILFDKEIVASLLTSPHDFSIVVDTDWRGYYEGRTEHPLEEAEKVIFDSDGVVRKIGKGIKDESKLDGEFIGMLKVSAKGANNFKHYFHKAKEMFWNKPFQKAAVFQKAYITDMIQEMVDNGVKIHCTLIKKGWKEIDTVEDYNKALQAFQE; this comes from the coding sequence ATGAACGGCCTAGACATCCCAAACGCTGTAATAATAGCTGCCGGCCTCGGAAGCAGATTGAGACCCCACACTAATTCCATGCCTAAATGCATGCTTGATTTTGGAGGAAAGACCCTTCTAGAACGACAAATGGAAGCCTACCGATCATGCGGTATTTCTGACATTAGTGTTGTCCGGGGTTATTTGAAAGAAAAAGTTAGCTACCCGAATATCACGTACTTTGATAACCGAGACTACGAAGCAAATAACATCTTGAACTCATTGTTCTATGCTGAGACCAAAATAGTTGGACCAACCATATGCGGCTATTCGGACATATTATTCGACAAAGAAATAGTCGCGAGTTTACTAACATCACCGCACGATTTTAGCATCGTTGTCGATACCGACTGGAGGGGTTATTATGAGGGTCGCACTGAACACCCTTTGGAGGAAGCAGAAAAAGTAATTTTTGACTCCGACGGAGTGGTAAGAAAAATTGGGAAGGGAATTAAAGACGAATCTAAGTTGGACGGCGAGTTTATTGGGATGCTGAAAGTGAGTGCCAAAGGGGCAAACAATTTCAAGCATTACTTTCATAAGGCGAAAGAAATGTTTTGGAACAAGCCATTTCAGAAAGCCGCCGTGTTTCAGAAGGCGTATATTACAGATATGATTCAGGAAATGGTGGATAATGGCGTGAAAATCCACTGCACTCTGATTAAAAAAGGTTGGAAAGAAATTGACACTGTTGAGGACTATAATAAGGCGCTNCAAGCCTTCCAGGAGTAG
- a CDS encoding transcriptional activator RfaH, translating to MKHWYVVYTQANGENLAALHLRRQGYEVYLPRYSKVVSHARYLKKVLRPLFQRYLFVSLDIETELWRSINNTLGVTHLVSGGDKPVPVPDSIVEQLQSREDDYGLIPLAEPRFTPGQQLEVVDGPLALSNVLFKKLTDNERVVVLIELLGREVQATIPIKSVAAA from the coding sequence ATGAAGCACTGGTACGTTGTTTATACTCAGGCTAATGGGGAAAATCTTGCGGCCCTGCACCTCCGTCGACAGGGATACGAGGTGTACCTTCCAAGGTACAGCAAGGTTGTAAGCCATGCTCGATACTTAAAGAAAGTTCTACGCCCACTATTTCAGAGGTATTTATTTGTCAGCCTTGATATAGAAACAGAATTGTGGCGATCTATAAACAACACACTTGGGGTTACCCATCTTGTGTCTGGCGGAGATAAACCAGTACCCGTCCCAGACTCAATAGTTGAGCAACTTCAAAGTCGTGAAGATGATTACGGGCTTATACCATTGGCCGAACCTAGGTTTACACCTGGTCAACAACTAGAAGTTGTTGACGGGCCGCTAGCCCTGTCCAATGTCCTCTTCAAGAAGCTCACGGACAATGAAAGAGTGGTGGTCCTAATAGAGCTTCTTGGGCGTGAAGTACAGGCCACGATACCCATTAAATCGGTAGCTGCGGCCTGA
- a CDS encoding hydroxyacylglutathione hydrolase has product MEVEQIYTENDYRNFNYLIACSETGDALAIDPLDHKKCLAAADKLGWNIVKILNTHEHGDHIGGNAEMVKSTGAQILAHANAKSKIPNMNVGLQAGDIIKVGKTVELECLDTPGHTMSHVCVLSHTDIPALFSGDTLFNAGAGNCHNGGHPEELYQTFVKQLDNLPDTTRLYPGHDYLLNNLEFTIDREPLNTRAKQLLSETKQQNPHDALITTLGLEKEVNTFFRLQSQSVINTXRESFPSLAENPSPKEVFLRLRELRNKW; this is encoded by the coding sequence ATGGAAGTTGAACAAATCTACACAGAGAATGACTACCGAAATTTCAACTACCTAATCGCGTGTAGCGAGACCGGGGACGCATTGGCCATCGACCCGTTAGACCATAAAAAATGTTTGGCAGCAGCGGATAAGCTAGGTTGGAACATAGTTAAGATCCTCAATACCCACGAGCATGGTGATCATATAGGCGGCAATGCCGAGATGGTTAAATCCACTGGCGCCCAGATCCTCGCTCATGCCAACGCAAAATCCAAGATACCAAATATGAATGTTGGGCTACAAGCAGGCGATATAATCAAAGTAGGTAAGACCGTCGAACTAGAATGTCTTGATACCCCCGGCCACACCATGAGCCATGTCTGTGTTTTATCCCACACCGATATACCTGCACTATTCAGCGGCGACACACTCTTTAATGCGGGAGCAGGCAATTGTCACAATGGCGGTCACCCGGAGGAGCTCTACCAAACCTTCGTTAAGCAGCTAGATAACCTCCCTGATACAACAAGGCTATACCCAGGGCATGACTACTTATTGAATAATCTTGAATTCACCATAGATCGTGAGCCCCTAAACACTAGAGCGAAACAGTTGCTCTCCGAAACTAAACAACAAAACCCTCATGACGCGCTAATCACCACTCTGGGCCTAGAAAAAGAAGTAAATACCTTTTTCCGCCTGCAGAGCCAGTCCGTTATTAATACTTTNCGAGAGTCCTTTCCTTCACTAGCCGAAAACCCTAGCCCTAAGGAAGTTTTTCTTCGCCTCAGGGAACTTCGAAATAAGTGGTAG
- the pseB gene encoding UDP-N-acetylglucosamine 4,6-dehydratase (inverting) → MNLDGRSILITGGTGSFGQQFAEILLKHYNPRKIIILSRDEHKQYKMQQSPTFAGVDKLRYFIGDVRDLDRLRMAMQGVDDVFHAAALKHVPTAEYNPLECIHTNVNGAENIVSAALDCGVKNVVALSTDKAVNPINIYGASKFASDKIFVSANLLAGDRLTKFSVVRYGNVLGSRGSIVPLIRNLVRDGADTIPLTDERMTRFWITLNQGIEFVLSSAAAMKGGEIFVPKVPSMKVVDMMAALAPSIPKEVIGVRPGEKLHEVLISEEDTSITLEQPDXYVICPPLDPTVQSFHMQKGAKLCARDFRYASDNNSDWLDAAMLQTLLENT, encoded by the coding sequence ATGAATCTTGATGGTAGATCCATTCTTATAACCGGGGGAACCGGTTCGTTTGGCCAGCAGTTTGCTGAGATCCTGCTGAAACATTATAACCCACGGAAGATAATCATCCTGTCCCGGGACGAACACAAACAATATAAAATGCAACAATCGCCCACCTTTGCGGGCGTGGATAAACTTCGTTACTTTATAGGGGACGTACGGGATTTAGATCGGCTGCGAATGGCGATGCAAGGTGTTGATGACGTCTTCCATGCAGCTGCCCTAAAACATGTGCCAACAGCAGAGTACAATCCGCTGGAATGTATTCATACTAACGTTAATGGAGCCGAAAATATTGTCAGCGCAGCCCTAGATTGTGGAGTTAAAAACGTTGTGGCCCTATCTACAGACAAAGCCGTAAACCCTATTAATATCTATGGCGCCAGCAAATTTGCTTCTGATAAGATTTTTGTTTCTGCTAACCTTCTAGCTGGTGATCGTTTAACCAAATTTAGCGTTGTCCGTTATGGAAATGTGCTCGGTTCTAGGGGAAGTATTGTGCCCCTAATTAGAAACCTTGTCCGTGATGGCGCAGATACCATCCCCCTGACGGATGAGCGAATGACACGGTTTTGGATAACTCTAAATCAAGGTATTGAGTTTGTTCTTTCGAGCGCTGCAGCCATGAAGGGCGGAGAAATTTTCGTTCCTAAAGTACCCAGCATGAAAGTAGTGGACATGATGGCTGCACTAGCCCCGTCCATACCAAAAGAGGTGATTGGGGTCCGACCAGGCGAGAAGTTGCATGAAGTTCTTATTTCTGAAGAGGATACTAGCATCACGCTCGAGCAACCCGACNGCTATGTGATTTGCCCCCCGCTTGACCCTACAGTGCAGTCCTTCCATATGCAAAAAGGGGCTAAGTTATGTGCGCGAGATTTCAGGTATGCAAGCGATAACAATTCCGATTGGCTGGACGCAGCAATGTTGCAAACACTACTAGAAAATACATAA
- a CDS encoding SAM-dependent methyltransferase yields the protein MNTSPSIKILNEERGVWNAKPALRTIYQECYQLILSTCIKGNILEVGSGSGNLKRFAPAVIATDIVEVPXVDIVTDATRLPFQNSSISNLVCFDVLHHIQYPTHFLVEAERVLRPGGRLIACEPAITPFSKLFYEFFHPEPVDMKANPFAFGQRDPCRDPFDANQAIPTLLFLRENERFHRAFPNLMIQRTDLLSLFAYPLSGGFRWWSLLPNKLIPSLLRLEKRLLPAVGKYMAFRMLAVIQHI from the coding sequence GTGAATACTAGTCCTTCCATTAAGATACTAAATGAAGAAAGGGGGGTTTGGAACGCTAAGCCCGCCCTTAGAACCATTTATCAAGAGTGCTACCAACTAATACTTTCCACCTGCATTAAAGGGAACATTCTTGAGGTTGGAAGTGGATCAGGCAATCTTAAACGTTTCGCACCTGCCGTGATTGCCACTGATATAGTCGAAGTCCCTTNGGTAGATATAGTGACAGACGCCACCCGTTTGCCATTTCAAAATAGCTCCATATCTAATTTGGTATGCTTTGACGTACTGCATCATATTCAGTATCCCACGCACTTCTTGGTAGAGGCAGAACGGGTCTTAAGGCCGGGCGGACGCTTGATTGCATGCGAGCCAGCGATTACGCCTTTCAGCAAACTATTTTATGAATTCTTTCATCCGGAGCCTGTTGATATGAAAGCCAACCCATTTGCCTTCGGTCAACGGGATCCTTGCCGCGACCCTTTCGATGCAAACCAAGCCATACCCACCTTGTTGTTTCTGCGGGAAAATGAGCGATTTCACAGAGCTTTCCCCAATCTTATGATTCAACGCACTGATTTACTAAGTCTTTTTGCTTATCCTCTCAGTGGAGGTTTTCGATGGTGGAGCCTACTACCAAACAAGCTAATTCCATCATTATTGCGACTAGAGAAACGCCTCTTGCCTGCGGTAGGCAAATATATGGCCTTTCGTATGCTAGCCGTAATCCAACACATATGA
- a CDS encoding alcohol dehydrogenase, which produces MVLRRPFICSTEIHFTNQLEELLPQIIKGRSFVIVTSPFWAKNARVKEIHSQHSQCKGVIGFVEPNPKVSSLSQIAAQFLDIELVIALGGGSVLDTVKGAVALSGLNGDASVLTQHLIQSTNLPDDLETLPIIAIPTTAGTGSEVTPWGTLWGENGEKYSVSHPRLYPEHAVLQPSLTLSMPLELTLSTGLDALSHAMEALWNKQHNPLADLLAERAIHSIYECLPKALTLPQDMDIRQNMQLASLTAGLAMGTTQTALAHSISYPFTATFGIAHGLACSFTLAEIAKYNLPEGPQRLAIAANAFGCTSSELPDLLTTWLRNLGVGRLLSQKTNIEKIAKLENNLINPQRTKNNIRNVSGKMAQRIAQEAFRSLVN; this is translated from the coding sequence GTGGTTTTAAGGCGGCCCTTCATTTGTTCCACGGAAATACACTTCACTAATCAACTAGAAGAACTGCTACCCCAAATAATAAAAGGCCGCTCTTTTGTCATTGTTACTAGCCCATTTTGGGCAAAAAATGCTCGCGTCAAAGAAATTCATAGTCAGCACTCCCAATGTAAAGGCGTAATTGGCTTCGTAGAGCCTAATCCAAAAGTCTCGAGTTTAAGTCAAATAGCAGCCCAGTTTCTGGACATAGAGCTTGTTATAGCACTGGGAGGTGGCAGCGTACTCGATACTGTCAAGGGTGCCGTTGCCCTTAGTGGCCTTAATGGAGATGCATCTGTTTTAACACAACACTTAATTCAGTCCACAAACTTACCGGATGATCTGGAGACACTTCCTATCATAGCAATCCCAACCACCGCCGGCACTGGCTCTGAGGTAACACCTTGGGGAACTCTATGGGGCGAAAATGGTGAAAAATATTCGGTATCCCATCCCCGGCTATATCCAGAACACGCTGTTTTACAACCTTCCCTTACTCTTTCCATGCCACTGGAACTTACACTAAGTACAGGGCTCGATGCCCTGTCGCACGCCATGGAGGCCCTCTGGAATAAACAGCACAATCCTCTAGCTGATCTACTGGCCGAACGCGCGATACATAGTATTTATGAATGTTTGCCCAAAGCCTTGACCCTTCCTCAGGACATGGACATTAGACAAAACATGCAACTAGCCTCCCTTACCGCTGGTTTGGCAATGGGCACTACACAAACTGCCCTGGCACACTCTATCAGTTATCCCTTTACTGCAACTTTTGGCATAGCTCACGGGCTTGCATGCAGCTTCACGTTGGCCGAAATAGCCAAATACAACCTTCCCGAAGGTCCCCAACGCCTAGCTATAGCGGCCAATGCTTTCGGATGCACGTCGTCTGAACTGCCTGACTTATTAACAACGTGGCTTAGGAACCTCGGTGTTGGTCGTCTCCTCTCACAAAAAACAAACATTGAGAAGATTGCAAAACTTGAAAATAATCTGATAAACCCTCAACGCACAAAAAATAACATTCGCAATGTTTCAGGAAAGATGGCACAACGTATTGCCCAAGAAGCTTTTAGGTCCTTAGTTAATTGA